One genomic region from Streptomyces sp. NBC_00457 encodes:
- a CDS encoding DUF1257 domain-containing protein, producing the protein MSHFTRVRTALRDPGLLVQALAAVGFTTVESHDTPQRLYGYQGDARRDRAEVIIRRAHIGRLSNDIGFRRGDDGTFEAVISEYDRSRYDQPWLTKVARAYGHAAALRYAEDHGYEVDTDVLEKDGRRRLVLRRYT; encoded by the coding sequence ATGTCGCACTTCACCCGCGTCCGCACCGCCCTGCGCGACCCCGGCCTGCTCGTCCAGGCCCTCGCCGCGGTCGGCTTCACCACCGTCGAGAGCCACGACACGCCCCAGCGCCTCTACGGCTACCAGGGCGACGCCCGCCGCGACCGCGCCGAAGTGATCATCCGCCGCGCCCACATCGGCCGCCTCAGCAACGACATCGGCTTCCGCCGCGGCGACGACGGCACCTTCGAAGCCGTCATCAGCGAGTACGACAGGTCCCGCTACGACCAGCCATGGCTGACCAAGGTCGCCCGCGCCTACGGCCACGCCGCCGCCCTGCGCTACGCGGAGGACCACGGCTACGAGGTGGACACCGACGTACTGGAAAAGGACGGCCGGCGCCGCCTCGTCCTGCGCCGCTACACCTGA
- a CDS encoding Hsp70 family protein, translating into MTTRIGIDFGTANTVVAGWDPEAGRGVPIPLPGVDMLREAGPGPTQRVVPSLIAYAHDGTTRRLGMQVTPEMDDDPGFTVFASTKSNVSGHAYDAGRPVGDRKVTGREAATQFLSDIMALALLTIEDDDLEIVATAPVESFDGYRDWLVREVREGLPTARLRIVDEATAAAVGYSARLNPGDAFAVIDFGAGTLDVSVVRVQEPDETGSGAGVRTIAKRGLDLGGNTIDAFLAEHALGHLALPHGDQIGRNQVFRRLLASAERAKRELATAEQAVIRAADARSDRVHQVTVTRGEFDALLRDKGVLRRINQALRSCLDLAATRGFGTDDIRGVFLVGGSCLIPAVQDVVHLHFDPEVVRLDRPLEAVAAGAAGIAGGSELFDHIQHDYAIRHVDHDTGSYEFETLVEAGTAYPTEEAVKTLTVRAVHDRQRRLGLAVYELAHATYRDASAELEISFDAGGGARTVTVTPQQRQQRSMLWLNEDSPTFLEADPPATAGEDRFRLEFRIDAHKRLTVSAYDLRRHTLVLDRQPVVRLA; encoded by the coding sequence ATGACCACCCGTATCGGCATCGACTTCGGCACCGCCAACACCGTCGTCGCGGGCTGGGACCCCGAGGCGGGCCGCGGCGTCCCCATCCCGCTGCCCGGCGTCGACATGCTGCGCGAGGCCGGCCCCGGACCCACCCAGCGGGTGGTGCCCTCCCTGATCGCGTACGCCCACGACGGAACCACCCGCCGCCTGGGTATGCAGGTCACCCCCGAGATGGACGACGACCCCGGCTTCACCGTCTTCGCGTCCACCAAGAGCAACGTCTCCGGACACGCCTACGACGCGGGCCGCCCGGTCGGCGACCGCAAGGTCACCGGCCGGGAGGCGGCCACCCAGTTCCTCAGCGACATCATGGCGCTGGCGCTGCTCACCATCGAGGACGACGACCTGGAGATCGTCGCCACCGCGCCCGTGGAGTCCTTCGACGGCTACCGCGACTGGCTGGTGCGCGAGGTCCGCGAGGGCCTTCCCACCGCCCGCCTCCGCATCGTCGACGAGGCCACCGCGGCCGCCGTCGGCTACAGCGCCCGGCTCAACCCCGGCGACGCGTTCGCCGTGATCGACTTCGGGGCCGGCACCCTCGACGTCTCCGTCGTCCGGGTGCAGGAGCCCGACGAGACGGGCTCCGGCGCGGGGGTGCGCACGATCGCGAAGCGGGGCCTGGACCTGGGCGGCAACACCATCGACGCGTTCCTCGCCGAACACGCCCTCGGCCATCTCGCCCTGCCGCACGGTGACCAGATCGGCCGCAACCAGGTCTTCCGCCGCCTCCTGGCCTCCGCCGAGCGCGCGAAACGGGAGCTGGCGACCGCCGAGCAGGCCGTCATCCGCGCCGCCGACGCCCGTAGTGACCGTGTGCACCAAGTCACGGTCACCCGCGGCGAGTTCGACGCCCTTCTGCGCGACAAGGGCGTGCTGCGCCGGATCAACCAGGCCCTGCGCTCCTGCCTCGATCTGGCCGCCACCCGCGGCTTCGGCACCGACGACATCCGGGGCGTCTTCCTCGTCGGCGGCAGCTGCCTCATCCCCGCCGTGCAGGACGTCGTCCACCTGCACTTCGACCCCGAAGTGGTGCGCCTGGACCGGCCCTTGGAGGCGGTGGCCGCCGGGGCGGCCGGCATCGCGGGCGGCAGCGAGCTGTTCGACCACATCCAGCACGACTACGCCATCCGGCATGTCGACCACGACACCGGCTCCTACGAGTTCGAGACCCTGGTGGAAGCCGGCACCGCCTATCCCACCGAGGAAGCGGTCAAGACGCTCACCGTCAGGGCGGTGCACGACCGGCAGCGCAGACTCGGCCTGGCCGTCTACGAACTCGCCCACGCCACCTACCGCGACGCCAGCGCCGAGCTGGAGATCTCCTTCGACGCCGGCGGCGGCGCCCGCACCGTCACCGTCACCCCGCAGCAGCGCCAGCAGCGGTCCATGCTCTGGCTCAACGAGGACAGCCCCACCTTCCTGGAAGCCGACCCGCCGGCCACGGCCGGAGAGGATCGCTTCCGCCTCGAGTTCCGCATCGACGCCCACAAGCGCCTCACCGTCTCCGCCTACGACCTGCGCCGCCACACCCTGGTCCTGGACAGACAGCCGGTCGTCCGCCTGGCGTGA
- a CDS encoding substrate-binding periplasmic protein has translation MTRIRSLTGGLSVMLLMLAATACGSGDDDAPKNVSAGTAALGTLTPGVIKVAVQPYAPYTSVEGDKIVGLDGDILTYVSEKLGLEIEPQVTDFAGMLAGVQSRRVDITIGGVAWSADRQKQGLFTDPPYYSPPAMAVRSGKTYKTVDDLKGLELGTVEGYVWVKSIQAVPDAKLHAYPDANGVFDDLGAGRVDVGFLDPLIIIAAQKERPDLKIDTQYLTPPTAAEVEAKPDYQYFQPYQTGFYLPQKATKLEKAISAEIDAMYQNGEMEKLVKKYGGDPEQFLKPSADVATARRGVDRPQDWTPPSIGE, from the coding sequence ATGACCCGAATACGATCGCTCACCGGCGGTTTGTCGGTAATGCTCCTGATGCTGGCGGCCACCGCCTGTGGCTCGGGCGACGATGACGCCCCCAAGAACGTGTCCGCCGGGACCGCCGCGCTGGGCACGCTCACGCCCGGTGTCATCAAGGTCGCCGTACAGCCGTACGCTCCGTACACCAGTGTCGAGGGCGACAAGATCGTCGGCCTGGACGGCGACATCCTCACCTACGTGTCCGAGAAACTGGGCCTGGAGATCGAGCCCCAGGTGACGGACTTCGCCGGCATGCTCGCGGGCGTGCAGTCCCGCCGCGTGGACATCACCATCGGCGGTGTCGCCTGGTCCGCCGACCGGCAGAAGCAGGGGCTTTTCACCGATCCGCCGTACTACTCGCCCCCGGCCATGGCCGTCCGCAGCGGGAAGACCTACAAGACCGTCGACGACCTGAAGGGCCTGGAACTCGGCACGGTCGAGGGCTATGTGTGGGTCAAGTCGATCCAGGCCGTCCCCGACGCCAAGCTGCACGCCTACCCCGACGCCAACGGAGTCTTCGACGACCTCGGCGCGGGCCGCGTGGACGTCGGATTCCTCGACCCGCTGATCATCATCGCGGCACAGAAGGAACGGCCCGACCTGAAGATCGACACCCAGTACCTGACACCCCCGACAGCGGCCGAGGTCGAGGCCAAGCCCGACTACCAGTACTTCCAGCCCTACCAGACCGGCTTCTACCTGCCCCAGAAGGCCACCAAGCTGGAGAAGGCGATCTCCGCCGAGATCGACGCCATGTACCAGAACGGCGAGATGGAGAAGCTCGTCAAGAAGTACGGCGGTGATCCCGAGCAGTTCTTGAAGCCCTCCGCCGATGTCGCCACCGCGCGCCGCGGTGTGGACCGGCCCCAGGACTGGACCCCGCCGTCCATCGGTGAGTGA
- a CDS encoding NAD(P)/FAD-dependent oxidoreductase, whose translation MTGVPGRPGPVGDHPVVVVGGGVVGLCTAYYLAAAGLPVAVVERRGLGSGASRGNAGWVCLSHSTPVPAPGVVRYALRSLGRPDSPLYLRPLPDPAFLRWLWRFWRSSTPAAFRRGYAAIAELNRGTFDLFDGLRDAGVDTTLTRPGMVHAFLSPVEARHHLAIQQEMADGRYPMPDDVTTGAEAHLLDAALSPQVRAAYLVEGEGVVDPEAFARGLGAALAAAGVKVHENAEVTGFRSEGGRVTALSTDQGEIPCSAVVVAAGMRSPRLLRALGHRLPLQAGKGYSFSVELDPAPRHTLYFGERRAVASPIGGTTRIGGTMELSGNNSRLDWRRIVAVALASRHYLGRWFDDPDDLVSVIRDPWVGGRPFLPDGLPVIDRVPGHANAFAATGHGMLGVTLGPATGHRLAEYIRTGRRPEALAPFCFDRLRR comes from the coding sequence ATGACCGGCGTGCCCGGCAGGCCGGGGCCGGTCGGTGACCACCCTGTCGTGGTCGTGGGAGGCGGTGTCGTGGGCCTGTGCACCGCCTACTACCTGGCCGCGGCCGGGCTGCCGGTGGCGGTCGTCGAGCGGCGCGGCCTGGGCTCCGGGGCGTCCCGGGGCAACGCGGGCTGGGTGTGCCTGAGCCACTCGACGCCCGTCCCGGCCCCGGGTGTGGTGCGCTACGCCCTGCGCTCGCTGGGGCGGCCGGACTCACCGCTGTATCTACGGCCGCTTCCGGATCCGGCGTTCCTGCGGTGGCTGTGGCGGTTCTGGCGCAGCAGCACCCCGGCCGCGTTCCGGCGTGGTTACGCCGCGATCGCCGAGCTCAACCGCGGCACGTTCGACCTCTTCGACGGCCTGCGCGATGCGGGGGTGGACACGACGCTGACCCGGCCCGGGATGGTGCACGCGTTCCTGTCGCCGGTGGAGGCTCGTCATCACCTCGCGATCCAGCAGGAGATGGCGGACGGCCGCTATCCGATGCCCGACGACGTCACCACGGGTGCCGAAGCGCATCTGCTGGACGCCGCGCTGTCGCCCCAGGTGCGCGCGGCCTACCTCGTGGAGGGGGAGGGCGTGGTCGATCCGGAGGCCTTCGCCCGCGGGCTCGGTGCGGCGCTGGCCGCCGCGGGGGTGAAGGTCCATGAGAACGCGGAGGTCACGGGATTCCGGTCCGAAGGGGGGCGGGTCACCGCGTTGAGCACCGACCAGGGCGAGATTCCCTGCTCGGCCGTCGTCGTCGCGGCCGGTATGCGCTCTCCCCGTCTGCTGCGTGCTCTGGGACACCGACTGCCTCTCCAGGCGGGCAAGGGCTACAGCTTCTCGGTGGAGCTGGACCCGGCGCCCCGGCACACCTTGTACTTCGGCGAGCGCCGGGCCGTCGCCTCACCGATCGGCGGCACCACGCGGATCGGCGGCACGATGGAGCTGAGCGGCAACAACAGCCGTCTCGACTGGCGCCGCATCGTCGCCGTGGCGCTGGCGAGCCGGCACTATCTGGGCCGCTGGTTCGACGACCCGGACGACTTGGTGAGCGTGATCCGTGACCCCTGGGTCGGTGGGCGGCCGTTCCTCCCCGACGGCCTGCCGGTGATCGACCGCGTCCCAGGGCACGCCAATGCCTTCGCGGCCACCGGCCACGGCATGCTCGGCGTCACCCTGGGCCCCGCCACAGGGCACCGGCTCGCCGAGTACATCCGCACCGGCCGACGCCCCGAGGCCCTCGCACCGTTCTGCTTCGACCGGCTCCGCCGCTGA
- a CDS encoding amino acid ABC transporter ATP-binding protein, whose amino-acid sequence MTEPVTAAQTTSPAPPEAVVRIGGLSKSFDGRLVLDDVHLTIDRGRIVSVIGQSGGGKTTLMRCVNLLERPDRGTVEVAGEVVHQDGRTVCRDLARLRRTVGMVFQRFNLFPHLTAVENVVLAQRKAGIPEPEALERAVALLRRVGVAHRALALPDQLSGGEQQRVAIARALALKPELLLFDEPTSSLDPEATREVLSVMRELAADGMTMMLVTHELPFAREVADHVVFVDGGRIVEEGRPEDVLGAPAEARTREFLASYGSAS is encoded by the coding sequence ATGACCGAGCCAGTCACCGCCGCGCAGACCACATCGCCGGCGCCGCCCGAGGCCGTCGTGCGGATCGGCGGGCTGAGCAAGTCCTTCGACGGCAGGCTGGTGCTCGACGACGTCCACCTGACCATCGACCGGGGCCGCATCGTCAGCGTCATCGGACAGAGCGGCGGCGGGAAGACGACCTTGATGCGCTGCGTCAACCTGCTGGAACGGCCCGACCGGGGCACGGTCGAGGTCGCCGGAGAGGTGGTGCACCAGGACGGCCGCACGGTCTGTCGCGACCTGGCCCGGCTGCGCCGCACCGTGGGCATGGTCTTCCAGCGGTTCAACCTGTTCCCGCACCTCACCGCCGTGGAGAACGTCGTCCTGGCCCAGCGCAAGGCGGGCATCCCGGAGCCGGAGGCGCTGGAGCGTGCCGTCGCGCTGCTGCGCCGGGTCGGTGTCGCCCACCGTGCCCTCGCCCTGCCCGACCAGCTCTCCGGCGGCGAGCAGCAACGCGTCGCCATCGCGCGGGCGCTCGCCCTCAAGCCCGAGTTGCTGCTCTTCGACGAGCCCACGTCCTCCCTCGACCCCGAGGCCACCCGGGAGGTGCTGAGCGTGATGCGCGAACTCGCCGCGGACGGAATGACGATGATGCTGGTCACCCACGAACTCCCCTTCGCCCGCGAGGTGGCCGACCATGTGGTCTTCGTCGACGGCGGCCGGATCGTGGAGGAGGGGAGGCCCGAGGACGTTCTCGGAGCACCCGCCGAGGCCCGCACCCGGGAGTTCCTCGCGTCGTACGGATCCGCGTCATGA
- a CDS encoding amino acid ABC transporter permease, whose translation MSDLFQVPWSDYRPDLLDALWRTLSYTVVSFVGAVLLGLAVALLRLSRAWPLRAVAAVYTELFKNIPLLAIIFLAYFGLASAGIRLDVFTAGCLSLVVFYAAYLSEIFRSAISGVHNGQTEAGQALGLGRAGIFSHIVLPQAVRQALPGTNTMLVDLLKSTSLLVTVSAAELMSEGRLITSATFRALEVYLVISAIYFALCYPLSQLLLLLERKVRAGVPLSPWRRRRLRAARALLAQDLSADVKAGAV comes from the coding sequence ATGTCCGATCTCTTTCAAGTCCCCTGGTCCGACTACCGGCCCGACCTGCTGGACGCGCTGTGGCGCACCCTCTCCTACACGGTGGTGAGCTTCGTCGGCGCCGTGCTCCTGGGCCTCGCCGTGGCGCTGCTCAGGCTGAGCAGGGCATGGCCGCTGCGCGCGGTCGCCGCCGTCTACACCGAGCTGTTCAAGAACATCCCCCTGCTCGCCATCATCTTCCTGGCCTACTTCGGCCTGGCCTCGGCGGGGATCCGGCTGGACGTCTTCACCGCCGGATGCCTGAGCCTGGTCGTCTTCTACGCCGCCTACCTGTCCGAGATCTTCCGCTCCGCGATCAGCGGCGTGCACAACGGGCAGACGGAGGCAGGGCAGGCACTGGGACTCGGCAGGGCGGGAATCTTCAGTCACATCGTCCTGCCGCAGGCCGTACGCCAGGCACTGCCCGGGACCAACACGATGCTCGTCGACCTGCTGAAGTCCACTTCGCTGCTGGTCACCGTCTCCGCCGCCGAGCTGATGTCCGAAGGGCGGCTCATCACCTCGGCCACGTTCCGGGCCCTGGAGGTGTATCTGGTCATCTCGGCCATCTACTTCGCCCTGTGCTACCCGCTCTCCCAACTGCTGCTTCTGCTGGAGCGGAAGGTACGTGCAGGCGTCCCCCTGTCCCCGTGGCGACGACGGCGCCTGCGGGCGGCGCGTGCCCTGCTCGCCCAGGATCTGAGCGCCGACGTGAAGGCAGGTGCCGTATGA